A region of Nostoc sp. 'Peltigera membranacea cyanobiont' N6 DNA encodes the following proteins:
- a CDS encoding non-ribosomal peptide synthetase: MSYSAETNPLEPNKSVKTGKNIWQAIANILELQNQAPALIPVSRNEHLPLSFSQERLWFLYQLQQDSSTYNVSLAFRLQGLLNISALENSLNEIIQRHETLRTTFLAFQNKPVQVIAPSLKLTLSVVDLQELPEREKETQVLQLVKNEVEQPFDLEQRSLLRSSLVHLDENEYVLLLSVHHIAFDGWSEGILWRELTALYIAFSTDKSSPLPELPIQYADFAVWQRQWLQGQVMDTQLNYWKQQLAGSPPLLELPTDRVRPPIQTNRGGIKHFQLDYHLTQKLKSLSEKSGATLFMTLLTSFVILLSRYSNQQDILIGSPIANRNRSEIESLIGFFVNLLVLRTDVSGNPSFWELLQRVRQVAMEAYSHQDVPFEKVVEALQPERNLCYSPLFQVMFILQNTPPGKLELPGLSLTRIEIENSTAKYDLTLSITENEQGLSGSLEYNSDLFDPATITRMVGHFVTLLEGVVANPEERISQLPLLTKVEQQQLLVEWNDTQADYPFDKCIHQLFEEQVERTPDAVAVVFEDQQLTYDQLNCRANQLAHYLRSLGVKPDTLVGICVERSLEMVVGILGILKAGGAYVPIDPEYPQERLSFMLQDAAVSILLTQHQLLKRLPEHQAQLVCLDAHWPLISQSSQDNLISGVQANNLAYVIYTSGSTGQPKGVALNQLALGNLILWQLQNNPISTGAKTLQFAPISFDVSFQEIFSTWFSGGTLFLIGEDLRLDALALLGFLEEKAIERLFVPFVALQQLAEVAVASASVTSNLREIITAGEQLQITPAISQWLSKLNDCTLHNHYGPSESHVVTTFSLTNSSVNTWPLLPPIGRPIANTQIYILDKYLQLVPVGVPGELYIGGVSLARGYLNLPELTQEKFISNPFEKAAVRLRSLNGGSKLYKTADLARYLPDGNIEYLGRIDNQVKIRGFRIELGEIETVLNQHGDVQVSSVIVREDRPGQKQLVAYIVPQKEVIPTISELRQFLKAKLPDYMVPSTFVILEALPLTPNGKVDRRALPAPDLLSEIADKFVAPRNPIEETLALIWCQVLRLEKVGIYNNFFELGGHSLLATQVISRLPEAFGTLLPLRSLFESPTIAQLSEVILGELLQTGSSLILPAIFPVTTRQDIPLSWAQERLWFLHHLEGESGAYTMPFAMRLVGNLNIKALEQAVGEMVQRHEVLRTRFEIKDDKPVQVIAPDIIITLPVVNLQNVVDPTKQVEQLAIKEAYKPFDLTKDPVLRVKMWQVAADEYVLLIAIHHIAADGWSIGVLNRELSAHYRAITAGSAVQLPELSVQYADFTLWQRQWLTTQVLEPQLSYWKQQLAAAPPLLELPTDRPRPSIQTFRGGIERFQLDGKLTQQLRQLSLESGTTLFMTLLTGFVVLMSRYSGQTDLVIGSPIANRNRKEIEGLIGFFVNTLALRFDLSSELTLKALLEQVQQVTQNAYDHQDLPFEMLVEELQLERNLDRNPLLQVMFALQNAPSNPWDLPGLTVEKMPWGLEAVRFDLEVHFWEIPEGLEGFCYYSSDLFDAATIARMMKHFQNLLAAIVTNLEQPVSQLPLLTAQEKQQLLVEWNATQTDYPSNQCIHDLFAAQAEQTPDAIAVVFGEQKLTYQELNAQANQLAHYLQKLGVKPGVLVGICVERSVSMVVGLLAILKAGAAYVPLDIEYPQERLAFIIEDTQISVLLTTQKLTDVIPQHQARVVYFDTDADAIALESQQTPKTKVKADNLAYVIYTSGSTGKPKGVAVNHRAVNRLVINTNYINMESTDVIAQAANYAFDAATFEIWGGLLNGARLVGVSKELALSPRDFADFLRSQRISVLFLTTALFNQIAQEVPSAFNSLRHLLFGGEAVDPKWVKEVLNNGAPQRLLHVYGPTENTTFTSWYLVQDVPESATTIPIGRPIANTQIYVLDSQLQPVGICVPGELYIGGDGLAREYLNRPELTQEKLIPNPFSSQPGDRLYKTGDKVRYLSDGNIEFLGRIDYQVKIRGFRIELGEIETVLSQHPLLQESVVLVREDTPGDKRLVAYLVPALHRQTLPQQVSQWQSEYVSDWQTLYEQLYSQNQTTDDLTFNIAGWNSSYTKQPIPDQEMQEWVESTVSRIKANFPQHILEIGCGTGLLLSRLAKYSQQYWGTDYSIAAIQHVKQICSTVEGLEDVRLLHQMADNFEGIPQGEFDTVILNSIVQYFPSIEYLLQAIEGAMSTITQQGTIFVGDVRSLPLLEPYHAAVQLSQAAVDKTIEQWQQQVHQSMAAEEELVIDPSFFIALQTRFPQIGWVEIQPKRGYAQNELTQFRYDVTLHVGINVQANTIAWLNWQLDKLSFTQIQNQLLHEQPERLGIRRVPNQRVQQALQIWQWLENPPAVETVSQLRQFLAQQPTAGINPEKFYELGQQLGYTVHLSWWESSQDGCYDVVFCRNSSTQTSNAQEAIAFWDTSAVTTKPWTDYTNNPLYGKLVQKLVPQVREYIQQKLPDYMVPQAFVVLNALPLTPNGKVDRRALPTPDTATRNLSTGFVLPRSPIEAQIAQIWSQVLGVERIGVKDNFFELGGHSLLATQVLSEINSAFELDLSIQMMFESPTVAGIAAYIEVVDLVTQNLSIKEVSSEVVEF; the protein is encoded by the coding sequence ATGAGCTATTCTGCTGAAACAAATCCATTAGAACCAAATAAGTCAGTAAAAACAGGGAAAAATATCTGGCAAGCGATCGCAAACATTCTCGAATTACAAAATCAAGCTCCAGCTTTGATACCTGTATCTCGGAATGAACACTTGCCTTTGTCTTTTTCTCAAGAAAGGTTATGGTTCCTTTACCAGTTACAGCAAGATAGCTCTACTTATAATGTCTCCTTGGCTTTTCGCCTTCAGGGTTTACTCAACATTTCTGCATTAGAGAATAGTCTCAATGAGATTATCCAACGCCACGAAACATTGCGGACTACGTTTTTAGCTTTCCAAAACAAGCCTGTTCAAGTAATTGCTCCCAGCCTCAAATTGACGTTATCTGTAGTGGATCTTCAGGAACTTCCTGAAAGAGAAAAGGAAACTCAAGTTTTGCAACTGGTTAAAAACGAAGTTGAACAACCCTTTGATCTAGAGCAGCGATCGCTGTTACGGTCTTCCTTAGTGCATCTGGATGAAAATGAATATGTGCTACTCCTGAGTGTTCACCACATTGCCTTTGATGGTTGGTCTGAAGGTATTTTGTGGCGCGAACTGACAGCCTTGTACATAGCTTTTTCCACTGATAAGTCCTCTCCCCTACCTGAATTGCCCATCCAGTACGCAGACTTTGCTGTTTGGCAAAGACAATGGCTGCAAGGTCAAGTCATGGACACTCAACTGAACTACTGGAAGCAACAACTAGCAGGATCGCCTCCTCTGCTGGAACTTCCTACCGACCGAGTGCGCCCACCCATACAGACAAACCGTGGTGGTATCAAGCACTTTCAGCTAGATTATCATCTGACTCAAAAACTCAAAAGCTTGAGCGAAAAGTCAGGCGCAACCTTATTTATGACTTTGCTGACTAGCTTTGTCATCTTGCTATCGCGCTACAGTAATCAGCAAGATATTCTCATCGGTTCCCCAATAGCCAACCGTAACCGTAGTGAAATAGAATCTCTAATCGGCTTTTTTGTCAATCTTTTAGTGTTGCGGACTGACGTTTCTGGGAATCCCAGCTTTTGGGAATTACTGCAAAGAGTACGCCAAGTAGCAATGGAAGCATACTCTCACCAAGATGTGCCGTTTGAAAAAGTAGTAGAAGCTTTGCAGCCAGAAAGAAACCTCTGCTACTCTCCATTATTTCAGGTAATGTTCATTTTACAGAATACGCCGCCTGGAAAATTGGAATTACCTGGTTTATCTCTAACTCGCATAGAAATAGAAAACTCCACAGCTAAGTATGATTTAACTTTATCGATAACGGAGAATGAGCAAGGACTGAGTGGCAGTTTAGAGTACAACTCTGATTTATTTGACCCAGCTACAATTACCCGGATGGTGGGGCATTTTGTGACCTTGCTGGAAGGGGTTGTTGCTAACCCAGAAGAGCGGATTTCGCAATTACCTTTACTGACAAAAGTTGAGCAACAGCAGTTATTAGTGGAGTGGAACGATACTCAGGCGGATTATCCCTTTGATAAATGTATCCATCAGTTGTTTGAAGAGCAGGTAGAGCGTACACCTGATGCAGTAGCAGTTGTATTTGAAGACCAACAACTGACTTATGACCAATTAAATTGTCGTGCTAATCAGTTGGCACATTACTTGCGTTCATTGGGTGTAAAACCAGATACGCTAGTGGGTATTTGTGTAGAGCGATCGCTAGAAATGGTAGTGGGTATTTTGGGCATTCTCAAGGCAGGTGGTGCTTATGTGCCAATTGACCCAGAGTATCCCCAAGAGCGTTTAAGCTTCATGCTACAAGATGCGGCTGTTTCCATACTGTTAACTCAACACCAACTACTTAAAAGACTACCTGAGCATCAAGCACAGCTTGTCTGTTTGGATGCTCACTGGCCGCTCATTTCCCAGTCAAGTCAGGATAATCTTATCTCTGGCGTACAAGCGAATAACTTGGCTTATGTGATTTACACTTCTGGTTCTACAGGTCAACCTAAAGGTGTAGCATTGAATCAGCTTGCTCTTGGTAATCTAATCTTGTGGCAACTGCAAAATAATCCAATTTCTACTGGAGCAAAAACGCTGCAATTTGCTCCTATCAGCTTTGATGTCTCCTTCCAAGAAATCTTCTCTACCTGGTTTTCGGGAGGTACATTGTTCTTAATTGGAGAGGACTTGCGCCTAGATGCCCTAGCTTTGTTAGGTTTTCTTGAAGAAAAAGCTATTGAGAGATTATTTGTTCCCTTTGTTGCCTTACAGCAACTAGCTGAAGTAGCTGTTGCGAGTGCATCAGTTACGAGTAATCTACGAGAAATTATTACTGCTGGGGAACAGTTGCAGATTACTCCCGCTATTTCTCAATGGTTAAGCAAATTAAATGATTGTACTTTGCACAATCATTATGGGCCATCAGAGAGTCATGTAGTTACTACTTTTAGTCTAACTAATTCTTCAGTCAACACTTGGCCATTACTTCCTCCCATTGGCCGCCCTATTGCTAACACACAAATCTACATCCTAGATAAGTATCTACAGCTTGTACCCGTCGGCGTACCAGGAGAATTGTACATTGGTGGTGTCTCTTTGGCGCGAGGCTATCTCAACCTTCCTGAGTTGACACAAGAGAAATTCATCTCTAATCCTTTTGAGAAAGCGGCGGTTCGGCTCCGCTCACTGAACGGAGGGAGTAAATTATATAAAACCGCCGATTTAGCACGTTATCTGCCAGATGGCAACATCGAATACCTGGGACGCATCGACAATCAGGTAAAAATTCGGGGTTTCCGTATCGAGTTGGGAGAAATTGAAACAGTACTGAATCAACACGGCGATGTGCAAGTATCTAGCGTCATTGTCCGCGAAGATCGCCCTGGACAGAAGCAGTTAGTCGCTTACATAGTGCCGCAAAAAGAAGTGATACCGACAATCAGCGAACTGCGGCAATTCCTGAAAGCCAAGTTGCCAGATTACATGGTTCCTAGTACTTTTGTAATTCTAGAAGCTCTACCCCTAACTCCCAACGGTAAGGTAGACCGCCGTGCCTTACCTGCACCAGATTTACTCAGTGAAATAGCAGATAAATTTGTTGCACCCCGCAACCCAATTGAGGAAACGTTAGCACTGATTTGGTGTCAAGTGCTGAGGTTAGAGAAAGTAGGCATTTACAATAATTTCTTTGAACTAGGGGGACATTCCCTACTAGCGACTCAAGTAATTTCCCGCTTGCCAGAAGCCTTTGGGACTTTGTTACCGTTGCGTTCTTTATTTGAGTCACCAACCATTGCTCAGTTAAGTGAAGTTATCTTAGGTGAACTTCTTCAAACTGGTTCGAGTTTGATTCTTCCGGCAATTTTTCCCGTTACCACAAGACAAGACATACCTTTATCTTGGGCACAAGAGCGCCTGTGGTTTCTCCATCACTTAGAAGGCGAAAGTGGTGCTTACACAATGCCTTTTGCTATGCGTTTGGTAGGGAATCTCAATATCAAAGCTTTGGAACAAGCAGTTGGGGAGATGGTGCAACGGCATGAAGTTCTGCGGACTCGTTTTGAGATCAAGGATGATAAGCCAGTACAGGTAATAGCCCCTGATATAATCATAACTTTACCAGTGGTGAATCTACAGAATGTGGTAGACCCTACCAAACAAGTAGAGCAACTAGCGATAAAAGAAGCCTACAAACCATTCGATCTGACTAAAGATCCTGTCTTGCGGGTCAAGATGTGGCAAGTTGCGGCTGACGAGTATGTACTACTGATAGCCATTCACCATATTGCTGCTGATGGTTGGTCAATAGGCGTTTTGAACCGTGAATTATCTGCCCATTATCGAGCCATTACCGCAGGTAGCGCGGTGCAATTACCAGAGTTATCTGTACAGTATGCCGACTTTACCTTATGGCAGCGCCAATGGCTGACAACTCAGGTATTGGAACCTCAGTTAAGTTACTGGAAACAACAGTTAGCAGCAGCACCACCTTTGTTGGAATTGCCTACAGACCGCCCCCGCCCATCTATCCAAACTTTTCGGGGAGGTATAGAGCGGTTTCAACTAGATGGCAAACTAACACAGCAGCTTAGACAACTCAGCCTAGAGTCTGGAACGACTCTGTTTATGACACTGCTGACGGGTTTTGTTGTGTTAATGTCTCGCTACAGTGGTCAAACGGATCTTGTAATTGGCTCCCCGATCGCAAATCGCAACCGCAAAGAAATAGAAGGGTTAATTGGTTTTTTTGTCAATACTCTGGCGCTGAGATTCGATTTGTCCTCAGAACTGACCTTGAAAGCTTTGCTGGAACAGGTGCAGCAGGTAACTCAAAACGCTTACGACCATCAAGATTTGCCCTTCGAGATGTTAGTTGAAGAGTTGCAACTGGAGCGAAACCTGGATCGTAACCCACTGCTGCAAGTGATGTTTGCCCTTCAGAATGCGCCAAGCAACCCTTGGGATTTGCCTGGTTTAACGGTCGAGAAAATGCCTTGGGGACTTGAAGCAGTGCGGTTTGACCTAGAAGTTCACTTTTGGGAAATCCCTGAAGGTCTTGAGGGATTTTGCTATTACAGCAGCGATTTATTTGATGCGGCAACGATCGCTCGCATGATGAAACATTTCCAGAATTTGTTAGCGGCGATCGTCACTAATCTAGAACAACCAGTCAGCCAATTGCCCTTACTAACAGCACAAGAAAAGCAGCAATTGTTAGTAGAGTGGAACGCCACCCAAACGGATTATCCAAGTAACCAATGTATCCATGATTTGTTTGCAGCGCAAGCCGAACAGACTCCTGATGCGATCGCTGTGGTTTTTGGAGAGCAAAAGTTAACTTATCAGGAATTGAATGCACAAGCAAATCAATTAGCACATTATCTGCAAAAACTGGGCGTAAAACCAGGTGTGCTGGTGGGTATTTGTGTGGAACGTTCTGTATCTATGGTTGTCGGGTTGTTGGCAATTCTTAAGGCAGGTGCGGCGTATGTGCCTTTGGATATTGAATATCCCCAAGAGCGTTTAGCTTTTATCATAGAAGACACTCAGATATCGGTGCTGTTGACAACACAGAAATTAACCGATGTAATTCCCCAACATCAAGCGCGTGTTGTTTATTTTGATACTGATGCAGATGCGATCGCTCTTGAAAGCCAACAAACCCCCAAAACGAAGGTGAAAGCCGATAATCTGGCTTATGTCATCTACACTTCCGGTTCAACAGGGAAACCCAAAGGAGTGGCTGTCAATCACCGAGCCGTAAACCGCTTGGTAATAAACACAAACTACATCAACATGGAATCAACAGATGTCATTGCCCAAGCTGCAAATTACGCCTTTGACGCAGCTACCTTTGAAATTTGGGGAGGGTTACTGAATGGGGCGCGGTTGGTAGGGGTGAGCAAAGAATTGGCACTTTCGCCCAGAGATTTTGCTGATTTTTTGCGATCGCAAAGAATCAGCGTATTATTCTTGACAACTGCCTTGTTCAATCAAATTGCTCAGGAAGTCCCCTCTGCTTTCAATTCATTACGTCATCTCCTATTTGGAGGCGAAGCTGTCGATCCTAAATGGGTGAAAGAAGTACTGAACAATGGTGCGCCGCAGCGACTCCTCCATGTTTATGGCCCGACAGAGAATACAACATTTACTTCCTGGTACTTAGTGCAGGATGTCCCAGAATCCGCTACAACCATTCCCATCGGACGACCGATTGCCAACACACAAATCTATGTATTAGATTCCCAACTACAGCCAGTAGGAATTTGCGTTCCGGGAGAACTATACATTGGCGGAGATGGTCTAGCAAGAGAATACCTCAACCGACCAGAGTTAACACAAGAGAAATTAATTCCCAATCCCTTTAGTTCTCAGCCTGGAGATCGCCTCTACAAAACTGGAGATAAGGTACGCTACCTGAGTGATGGGAATATTGAGTTTCTCGGTCGGATTGATTATCAGGTGAAAATTCGCGGTTTTCGCATCGAACTAGGAGAAATTGAAACCGTTTTGAGTCAACACCCCTTACTGCAAGAGAGTGTTGTGCTTGTAAGAGAAGACACACCTGGCGATAAACGTTTGGTAGCTTACTTAGTACCTGCACTTCATCGTCAAACATTACCGCAACAGGTTTCTCAATGGCAAAGTGAGTATGTGAGTGATTGGCAAACGCTTTATGAACAACTCTACAGCCAAAATCAAACTACAGACGATCTAACATTTAATATTGCTGGTTGGAACAGTTCGTATACCAAGCAACCCATCCCAGACCAGGAAATGCAAGAGTGGGTTGAGAGTACAGTCAGCCGCATTAAAGCTAACTTTCCCCAGCATATATTAGAAATTGGTTGCGGAACAGGGTTACTGCTATCTCGTCTTGCCAAGTACTCTCAACAGTATTGGGGTACTGATTATTCCATCGCCGCCATACAGCACGTTAAGCAGATATGCAGCACTGTTGAGGGTCTAGAAGATGTGCGGCTGCTGCACCAAATGGCAGATAACTTTGAAGGTATCCCCCAAGGAGAATTCGACACTGTTATTTTGAACTCAATCGTGCAGTATTTTCCCAGTATTGAGTATCTGTTGCAGGCGATCGAAGGAGCGATGTCTACAATTACTCAACAAGGGACAATCTTCGTGGGCGATGTCCGCAGCTTGCCATTACTGGAGCCATACCATGCAGCCGTGCAGTTGTCCCAAGCGGCTGTTGATAAAACTATTGAGCAATGGCAGCAACAGGTCCATCAGAGTATGGCCGCCGAGGAAGAATTAGTCATCGATCCCAGTTTCTTCATTGCCCTTCAGACACGTTTTCCCCAGATTGGTTGGGTGGAGATTCAGCCAAAACGCGGTTACGCCCAAAATGAGCTAACTCAATTCCGCTACGATGTTACCCTCCATGTCGGTATTAATGTTCAAGCAAATACTATTGCTTGGTTAAATTGGCAACTAGATAAGCTCTCGTTCACACAAATTCAAAATCAACTGCTTCATGAGCAACCAGAACGCCTGGGAATCAGACGCGTCCCGAATCAACGGGTACAGCAAGCACTACAGATTTGGCAATGGCTGGAAAATCCCCCGGCTGTAGAAACAGTCAGCCAACTGCGGCAGTTCTTAGCACAACAACCAACTGCTGGGATCAATCCAGAAAAGTTTTACGAGTTGGGACAGCAACTCGGTTACACTGTCCACTTAAGTTGGTGGGAGAGTAGTCAGGATGGTTGCTATGATGTGGTGTTCTGTCGCAATAGTTCAACGCAAACATCTAACGCACAAGAGGCAATTGCTTTTTGGGACACTTCAGCCGTCACAACCAAACCCTGGACTGACTACACTAATAATCCCCTATACGGCAAGTTAGTTCAGAAACTAGTGCCGCAGGTACGTGAATATATCCAACAAAAGCTACCCGATTACATGGTACCGCAAGCTTTTGTTGTCCTCAATGCCCTGCCCTTAACACCCAATGGCAAAGTAGATCGTCGCGCTTTGCCAACACCTGATACAGCCACGAGAAATCTTTCTACTGGCTTTGTTTTACCGCGATCGCCTATTGAAGCTCAAATCGCTCAAATCTGGAGTCAAGTCTTAGGGGTTGAACGCATTGGTGTTAAAGATAACTTCTTTGAACTAGGAGGACATTCCCTACTAGCTACCCAAGTCCTGTCAGAGATCAACTCAGCTTTTGAACTCGATCTATCTATACAGATGATGTTCGAGTCTCCCACAGTCGCTGGCATAGCAGCCTACATAGAAGTAGTGGATTTGGTAACACAAAATTTATCAATTAAAGAAGTCAGTAGCGAGGTAGTGGAGTTTTGA